In a single window of the Niabella ginsenosidivorans genome:
- a CDS encoding efflux RND transporter permease subunit produces the protein MLKRFIERPVLSTVISVLIVLLGVLGLLKLPIEQYPYISPPTVQVNATYSGANTSAVLNSVIIPLEQQINGVEGMTYMTSTATNTGSANISIFFEVGRDPDQAAVDVQNRISAATGKLPQSVIQNGITVRKQQTSNVLIISIYSDKKDYDQTFLQNYAAINVIPQLQRVSGVGGANVFGNVMTYAMRIWLKPDVMAVYGVTPADVSAALAEQNLNAAPGIFGQNSNQPFQYVITYTGTLVSTNEFGNIIIKSMGNGQYLRLKDVARIELGAQTYTGSTATDGKPSLGIAISQTPGSNAREVIINCKKVIEQAAKLFPDGVKFVYLVDINNFLSASIEKVVHTLVECFLLVFLVILIFLQDVRSTIIHGISVPVSIIGTFFFLYLFGFSVNLLTLFALVLAIGIVVDDAIVVVEAVHAKLEHGYTSPRKAAIDAMREIAPAIISITLVMASVFLPVTFVTGSAGVFYRQFGITLAISIMISALNALTLCPAIAAMFLKPPKHIQEDKEGEKVTFGKRFARAFNSGYNAVVEKYTGGVKFLTKRTWLVFIIILLFAGAFFALMKSTPTSFVPSEDMGTIFVNVTLPPGSTMERVREVDRQVDSAARKLPQVANTMRMMGRNFIAGEGSSYGMVIIRLKPWSQRPGVSDKDLIKKLIDNTSYISGAKITFMQQPTISGFGTSGGFTFQLQDRAAHSSEEFYKVGQNFLNELNKRPEIQYAATSFNPNFPQYLLSINVAKCKDAGVSVSDLLNTMGVFYGSAYVSNFNEFGQQYQVILQADPRYTASVQGLNNIMVRAGDGSMNPITEYITLKRVYGPESVTRFNMYNSMSVNGSPNNGYSTGQSLTAISETAAKVLPPGYSFEYSGISREEQNSGSQTVYVFILSLIFVYLLLSALYESYLLPFAVLLSLPVGLTGVFVFAKLFGLDNNIYMQISMIMLIGLLAKNAILIVEFALERRQKGMGLLESALEGAKARLRPILMTSFAFILGLMPLIFASGVGAFGNRSIGTGAIGGMLFGTVLGVFVVPALYIVFQGLQERIKTNKYDENGELITEK, from the coding sequence ATGTTAAAACGATTTATAGAACGGCCCGTATTAAGTACGGTAATTTCAGTGCTCATAGTTTTACTGGGTGTACTTGGATTGTTAAAGCTGCCCATTGAGCAATACCCTTATATTTCCCCTCCCACGGTGCAGGTAAACGCCACTTACAGCGGGGCAAATACCAGTGCTGTTTTAAACAGTGTTATTATTCCGCTGGAGCAGCAGATCAATGGTGTGGAAGGCATGACCTATATGACCTCTACAGCTACCAATACAGGAAGCGCCAACATCAGCATCTTTTTTGAGGTGGGCCGCGATCCTGACCAGGCTGCTGTAGATGTCCAGAACCGCATATCCGCAGCTACCGGGAAGCTCCCGCAATCCGTTATACAAAACGGCATTACTGTAAGAAAACAGCAAACAAGCAATGTACTGATCATTTCCATTTATTCTGACAAAAAGGATTATGACCAGACCTTCCTGCAAAACTATGCAGCAATCAATGTGATTCCGCAATTACAGCGGGTATCCGGCGTAGGAGGCGCCAATGTATTCGGGAATGTAATGACCTATGCCATGCGCATATGGTTAAAGCCGGATGTTATGGCGGTTTATGGCGTAACCCCTGCTGATGTTTCAGCAGCGCTTGCAGAACAAAATCTGAATGCTGCACCAGGCATCTTCGGACAAAATTCCAACCAGCCTTTTCAATACGTTATTACTTATACCGGCACACTGGTTTCTACCAATGAGTTTGGGAATATTATTATAAAATCAATGGGTAACGGGCAATACCTGCGGCTGAAAGACGTAGCCCGTATAGAGCTGGGCGCCCAAACCTATACCGGCTCTACTGCAACGGATGGCAAGCCTTCTTTAGGAATTGCCATCAGCCAGACGCCCGGCTCCAATGCGCGCGAGGTGATCATCAACTGTAAAAAAGTGATCGAGCAGGCTGCAAAATTGTTCCCGGACGGGGTGAAATTTGTTTACCTGGTTGACATCAACAACTTCCTCAGCGCCTCTATTGAAAAAGTAGTGCATACACTGGTAGAGTGCTTTTTGCTGGTGTTCCTGGTGATCCTCATCTTCCTGCAGGATGTGCGCTCTACTATCATCCACGGCATCTCTGTGCCGGTATCTATCATTGGTACCTTCTTTTTCCTGTACCTGTTCGGGTTCAGCGTAAACCTGCTCACCCTGTTTGCGCTGGTACTGGCTATTGGTATAGTTGTGGATGATGCCATAGTGGTGGTAGAGGCCGTGCATGCAAAACTGGAGCATGGCTATACATCGCCCAGGAAAGCAGCCATTGATGCCATGCGTGAAATAGCGCCTGCTATTATTTCCATTACACTGGTAATGGCATCCGTATTCCTGCCGGTGACCTTTGTAACCGGATCTGCCGGTGTATTTTACAGGCAGTTCGGAATAACACTGGCCATTTCCATTATGATCTCTGCATTAAATGCGCTCACACTTTGCCCGGCTATCGCCGCCATGTTCTTAAAACCGCCCAAACATATACAGGAAGATAAGGAAGGCGAAAAAGTAACTTTCGGAAAACGTTTTGCCAGGGCGTTCAATTCCGGTTATAATGCTGTTGTAGAAAAATACACAGGAGGAGTAAAATTCCTTACAAAACGAACCTGGCTGGTCTTTATCATTATACTGCTTTTTGCAGGCGCTTTCTTTGCGCTTATGAAAAGCACGCCCACCAGCTTTGTACCCAGCGAGGACATGGGTACTATTTTTGTGAACGTTACCTTACCGCCGGGGTCAACCATGGAGCGCGTACGGGAAGTAGACCGGCAGGTAGACAGCGCTGCCCGGAAATTGCCGCAGGTAGCAAACACCATGCGCATGATGGGGCGTAATTTCATTGCCGGTGAAGGCAGCTCATACGGTATGGTGATCATACGGCTCAAACCGTGGAGCCAGCGGCCCGGTGTTTCTGATAAAGACCTGATCAAAAAGCTGATCGACAATACCTCCTATATCAGCGGTGCAAAGATCACCTTCATGCAACAGCCCACTATTTCCGGCTTTGGTACCAGCGGCGGGTTTACCTTTCAGTTGCAGGACCGTGCGGCGCACTCTTCAGAAGAATTTTATAAGGTAGGGCAGAATTTTTTAAATGAACTGAATAAACGGCCTGAGATCCAGTATGCAGCCACTTCCTTTAACCCGAACTTTCCGCAATACCTGCTATCCATAAACGTAGCAAAATGTAAAGATGCCGGTGTCTCCGTTTCTGACCTGCTCAATACGATGGGTGTGTTCTATGGAAGCGCTTATGTCAGCAACTTTAACGAGTTCGGGCAGCAGTACCAGGTGATCCTGCAGGCAGACCCCCGTTATACAGCCAGTGTGCAGGGGCTCAACAACATTATGGTGCGCGCCGGAGACGGTTCCATGAACCCCATTACAGAATACATTACCTTAAAACGGGTTTATGGCCCGGAATCGGTTACCCGGTTCAATATGTATAATTCCATGTCCGTAAACGGATCGCCTAATAACGGGTACAGCACAGGCCAATCCCTTACCGCCATTTCAGAAACCGCAGCAAAGGTGTTGCCGCCCGGTTACAGCTTTGAATACTCCGGCATCAGCCGGGAAGAGCAGAACAGCGGATCCCAGACCGTATACGTCTTTATCCTCAGCCTGATATTTGTATACCTGCTGCTGAGCGCGCTTTATGAAAGTTACCTGCTTCCCTTTGCCGTATTGCTTTCACTGCCCGTGGGTTTGACCGGCGTATTTGTCTTTGCCAAACTTTTCGGGCTGGATAATAATATTTATATGCAGATCTCCATGATCATGCTGATCGGCTTGCTGGCAAAAAATGCGATTCTTATTGTGGAATTTGCACTGGAACGCCGGCAAAAAGGCATGGGACTTTTAGAGTCGGCGCTGGAAGGCGCCAAGGCAAGGCTGCGCCCCATCCTGATGACCTCTTTTGCTTTTATCCTGGGACTGATGCCGCTGATCTTTGCATCAGGCGTGGGCGCTTTTGGCAACCGGTCCATCGGTACCGGCGCTATTGGCGGTATGTTATTCGGTACTGTGCTGGGGGTATTCGTAGTTCCCGCATTGTATATTGTTTTCCAGGGGTTGCAGGAAAGAATTAAAACGAATAAATATGACGAGAACGGGGAGCTTATTACTGAAAAGTAA